One genomic window of Leptospira paudalimensis includes the following:
- a CDS encoding phosphopantothenoylcysteine decarboxylase, which produces MKEIIIAVSGSIASYKACDLVRGLTKNGYPVRVIMTANATKFVGKITFEALTSKPVRIDEFDTGMAHIEIKNISSVFAVVPASANIIGKMANGIADDLVTSTYLACTSPVLVAPSMNPGMYLHPAVQRNLKTLEADGVHIVSPDKGIVVCGDEGYGKLATVETIMEQIIELHKKNS; this is translated from the coding sequence ATGAAAGAAATCATCATCGCAGTCTCAGGTTCCATTGCATCTTACAAAGCTTGTGATTTGGTTAGAGGTCTTACTAAAAACGGATACCCTGTGCGAGTGATTATGACGGCTAACGCCACTAAGTTTGTGGGCAAAATTACCTTTGAAGCCCTAACCAGTAAACCTGTTCGAATTGATGAATTTGATACAGGGATGGCACATATTGAAATCAAAAATATTTCATCCGTTTTTGCAGTTGTACCAGCTTCCGCTAACATCATAGGAAAAATGGCAAATGGAATCGCTGATGATTTGGTGACTTCGACTTACCTCGCTTGTACTTCACCTGTGCTTGTGGCACCTTCCATGAATCCTGGGATGTACCTCCATCCTGCTGTTCAAAGGAATTTAAAAACATTAGAAGCCGATGGTGTACACATTGTATCTCCTGACAAAGGCATTGTTGTTTGTGGTGATGAAGGGTATGGAAAATTAGCAACCGTCGAAACCATCATGGAACAAATCATCGAACTTCATAAAAAAAATTCATGA
- a CDS encoding hemolysin family protein translates to MEIIGIFLIFLLVFVNGFFVAAEFAMVSIRPSRLEELVKENRAMSHITKKAVSKIDDMLSVCQVGITIASLLLGWIGEALFASVVSGFLHMFQIELDLVTIHSISIGVSFTLITLLHVILGELVPKTLAIQNTEAIALGVSAPMWLFYYLFFPVTFVMNRLAGGILTLFRLQRTGDKYVHSAEELMIIIEEQRKQGRIDNAEMQLIQKTFDFSEHTAKDVMTHRLSIIGIPQESTIDKLLPLIAEHSFSRYPVYNQTLDKIVGIVHVQKFLKWQAAHLSAKGKKEKITVIMEKDFVKVPESMSIERVMTKLREKKQHMAIVIDEYGGVSGLLTLEDIIEEFFGEIRDETDTDEVDVTSKNKKTKTITLDGETELSSLTDILEGEEPSDMEEVRTIAGYFMEKNEDMPKEGSIVQIKKGSLKVKKMEGNKIISILFTPKLEEDHDSEMERELSYEDR, encoded by the coding sequence ATGGAAATAATCGGCATCTTTCTCATCTTCCTCCTTGTCTTTGTCAATGGTTTCTTCGTCGCTGCAGAGTTTGCGATGGTATCTATCCGCCCCTCACGCTTAGAGGAACTAGTCAAAGAAAACCGGGCCATGTCCCATATCACCAAAAAAGCGGTCTCCAAAATCGATGATATGTTATCGGTTTGCCAAGTGGGGATCACGATCGCCAGTTTACTCCTTGGTTGGATCGGCGAGGCTTTATTTGCGAGTGTTGTCTCTGGATTCCTTCACATGTTCCAAATTGAATTGGATCTCGTGACTATCCACAGTATCTCGATTGGTGTATCCTTCACACTCATCACTTTACTACATGTCATCTTAGGAGAGTTAGTTCCTAAAACATTGGCAATCCAGAATACCGAAGCAATTGCTCTTGGTGTTTCTGCTCCCATGTGGCTTTTTTATTATTTGTTTTTTCCTGTAACATTTGTCATGAACCGATTAGCTGGTGGGATTCTCACTCTCTTCCGTTTGCAACGAACAGGTGATAAATATGTCCATTCTGCTGAAGAACTCATGATCATCATCGAGGAACAACGAAAACAAGGTCGTATCGATAATGCAGAAATGCAACTCATCCAAAAGACTTTTGATTTTTCGGAACATACTGCCAAGGATGTAATGACGCATCGTCTTTCCATCATTGGAATTCCACAAGAATCAACGATTGATAAATTACTTCCCCTCATTGCAGAACATAGTTTTTCTAGATACCCAGTTTACAACCAAACACTCGATAAAATTGTTGGGATTGTCCATGTTCAAAAATTTCTAAAATGGCAAGCGGCCCATCTTTCTGCCAAAGGCAAAAAAGAAAAAATCACTGTCATCATGGAAAAGGATTTTGTAAAAGTTCCTGAATCAATGTCCATCGAACGAGTGATGACAAAACTCCGAGAGAAAAAACAACATATGGCGATCGTGATAGATGAATATGGTGGAGTCTCAGGTTTACTTACGTTAGAGGATATTATTGAAGAATTTTTTGGTGAGATTCGGGATGAAACAGACACCGATGAAGTAGATGTTACATCCAAAAATAAAAAAACCAAAACCATCACACTTGATGGAGAAACCGAACTTTCTAGTTTAACTGATATTTTAGAAGGCGAAGAACCATCTGATATGGAAGAGGTTCGAACCATCGCTGGTTACTTTATGGAAAAAAATGAAGATATGCCAAAAGAAGGTAGTATCGTTCAAATCAAAAAGGGCAGCCTCAAAGTGAAAAAAATGGAAGGAAACAAAATCATTTCCATCCTATTCACACCGAAATTAGAAGAAGACCACGATTCCGAAATGGAACGGGAATTATCTTACGAGGATCGGTAA